Genomic DNA from Candidatus Koribacter versatilis Ellin345:
GAACTGGCAATCAACGGCGCAGCCGACCTGGCTGGAGACGCAGATGGTGGCTCGGTCGTAGGAGGGGCCGTCTTCGGAGCCGTCGCCTTGCTCGCCACCGTCGCCCTCGGGCATCCAGACGGTCTCGACGGATTGGCCGTCGGAGAACTGCAATAAGTAACGTACGGTGCCGTCGGTGGAGGTGAAACGCTTCTGGACGAAGGGAAAAGCGATGGCCCAACCTGAGGATTTGAGCTCCTCGCGGAGGGGGATGGGGAGGGTGGTGAACTGGTCGAGTGAAGCGATTCGGTCGCGGTAAAGGCCTTGCCAAAGCTGCCGGGAGCGGTAGGCGGGCTGGCCAAGACGCTCCATAAGGGCGCTAAGCTCTTGTAAAGAAAGGCCTAAAAGTTCGAATTTGTTAGTTTCCGCCACTCATCTAATCCAGTGTCTGCAGTGTTAGATTTTAAAGGACGGCCCAAAAAGGTGCACCTCTAAGGTGAACCGACGTGGGATTCCTGACGTCTTATGTCAGGTATAAAGCTGGAAGAGAGTCTGGGGTAGAAGTTTCTTGGCGACACAAATTCAATTGGAGAACCCAATGGCGAGCGCGCTCCGCAACGTTCGGAAAGAAGTGCTTCCGAACGGCCTTACGGTGTTGACCGAAGAGATGGACCACATCCGCTCGGTCTCGATCGGCATCTGGGTGAAAAATGGGTCGCGGCACGAAGACCCGCAAGTTAACGGCATCTCGCATTTTATCGAACACATGGTGTTCAAGGGTACGACCACGCGCAATGCGGAGGCGATTGCCCGGGAAGTGGATTCCATCGGTGGCAATATGGACGCCTTCACGGGCAAAGAGATGGTCTGCTTCAACGTGAAGATCCTAGATGAGCATGTGCCGGTGGCGATGGACGTGTTGTCGGACATGGTGCTGAATCCGGTCTTCGATGGCGCAGAGATTGATCGCGAGAAGGGCGTGATCCAGGAAGAGATCAAGATGGATGAGGACAATCCGGATTATCTCGTCCACGAGATATTCACGCAGAACTTCTATAAGGACCATCCGCTGGGAAAGCCGATTCTTGGAACGAAAGAGACGGTGAAGGGCTTCGACCGCGACATCGTGTTGGGGAATTACGGGCGCAAGTTCGCGCCGGGGAACTTGATTGTTGCGGCAGCGGGAAATATCAACCACAAGTCGTTCGTGGACGAAGTGCGGCGGCGGTTTGAGCACTTAAAGCCGAGCCTCAATGGATTCCACCAGGAGCCACCGAAGACGCACGCGCGCATCATTATGCGAAATAAGAAATCGCTGGAACAGGTGCAGATCTGCCTGGGAGTGCCGGCGTATTCGATTTCGGACAAGAGGCGTTATGTCTGCTACATCTTGAATACGCTGCTCGGCGGCGGGATGAGCTCGCGGTTGTTCCAGGACATTCGTGAGAAGCAAGGGTTGGTGTACTCGATCTTCAGTGAACTGAATCCGTTCCAGGATTCGGGATCGCTGGCGGTATATGCGGGAACATCGCGCGAGTCAGCGCCGAAAGTCGTGACGCAGGTGGTGAAGGAGTTCGGCAACTTCAAGCGCGAGATGGTGAGCGTTGAGGAGTTGCAGCGCGCCAAAGCCCAGCTGAAGGGCAGCCTGATGTTGGGGCTGGAGTCCTCCACGGCGCGGATGTCGAACCTGGCACGGCAGGAGATGTATTACGACCACTTCCACACCATGGACGAGATCATCGCGAAGATCGAAGTGGTGACGCGGGAAGAGGTCTGCGAGATGGCCAACGAGATCTTCCGGGCGGAGGATATCGCGGTAACGGTCCTTGGAAATATGAACGGGGTGAAGATCTCGCGCGACCAACTGGCGTGTTAGGAGTTGGAATTTACTAAGGTAAACCCCGAAGATTGCTAGTGTTATCTTTCCCTAAGTCGCCTCTCGGCTGACATTTTTTGCAATTTTCGGTTGACAGATTTTGTCAATACAGACAATCTTGTTCCACCGCAAACGTCGCTCAACTTCCCTAAAGTTCGTTCAAGGCTTGGTAAGGCCATGAGACGAATGGAGTTGGGTTTCAATTACCTTCGTAATGTGAAAGTCCGCGGCTTGGAATCCGAGTTGCACCATAGACAGCAACATCGGGACGACGGCTGTACGGACCAGATGGTGAGGGGGCCAGAGTAGCTCCCGAAAGTTTCAGGGACATCCGGTTTGAACCGGATATGGATTCAAAAATCACAACCAAACCTCAAATGGGAGAGGGAAAGAAAACAAATGCGTAAACAGAAGGGTTTCTCGCTGATTGAGTTGTTGATCGTTGTCGCGATCATCCTGATCATTGCCGCGATCGCAATTCCGAACTTGCTGCGTTCCCGCATGGCTGCCAACGAAGCATCGGCTGTCGGCTCGGTCCGCACCATCAACACGGCGGAAGTTACATATTCGTCCGCGTATCCTGACGTGGGCTTCACGCTCACCCTGGCCAACCTGGGTGGCCCGACCGGCACGTGCGCCACTGGCGGCTCCGGCGCGACCTCGACCCAGGCTTGCTTGATTGACAACGTGCTCGGCGCCGGCACCAAGAGCGGCTACACGTTTGCTCTGAGCGGCACGGCTGCGACTCCGCAGACGACTTTCACCCTGAAGGCCACTCCGGTAACGGTTGGCTCCAGCGGTCAGCGTGGTTTCTACACCGATCAGACGGGCGTCATCCGCTACAACCAGAGCGGTTCGGCGACCTCGACCGACAACCCGTTGCAGTAGTACAAAGGGTTTCATCGAAGAGGAGCCGCAAACTGCGGCTCCTTTTTTCTTCTCGATAAGCGCGGCTGAGTTTCCTTGCCCCTTTCCGATCGAACAACGGAGGTACCACGCTTCGATCCGGGCTTGAGCTGCAAAGAAACTTAAGCATTGCTCGTGAAACACTCCCCTCGGCTTCGCGGGCGGATTGCGAATCGAGAAACTGCAAGAGGGGAGCATTTCATGAAAAGACAAAAAGGTTTTTCACTAATCGAGTTGCTGATCGTCGTGGCGATCATCCTGATCATTGCCGCGATCGCAATTCCGAACTTGCTGCGTTCCCGCATGGCTGCCAATGAAGCATCGGCGGTGGGCTCGGTTCGCACCATCAACACGGCGGAAGTTACATATTCGACCGCATATCCTGACGTGGGCTTCACGCTTACCCTCGCCAACCTGGGTGGTCCGACCGGCACGTGCGCCACTGGCGGGACCGGCGCGACTTCGACCCAGGCTTGCCTGATTGACAACGTGCTCGGCGCCGGCACCAAGAGCGGTTATACGTTTGCTCTGAGCGGCACGGCTGCGACTCCGCAGACGACTTTCACTCTGAAGGCCAGCCCAGTAACGGTTGGCTCCAGCGGTCAGCGTGGTTTCTACACCGACCACACGGGCGTGATCCGCTACAACCAGAGCGGTTCGGCGACCTCGACCGACAACCCGTTGCAGTAGTAAGAAAGGGTTTCATCGAAAAGGAGCCGCAAACTGCGGCTCCTTTCCTTTTCTGCGCGAGGTTTGACTGTGCTTCTCATTGCGTGTTCGCGAATGACCTTCGTACTCTCCTCTGCACAAAGCACTTTTGTATAATCAGCGACGTCAGCGTTTTTTCCCAACGAAGCTCGCATGTTTGCGATTGAGACCGTAGCTCTCGAAAAGATCTACCAGACTGGTTTCTGGCGAAGGGCGACTCGTCGGGCCCTTTGGCCTCTCAGCCTTTCGGTTCCAGAACACGAAGTGTTCGGTTTTCTTGGCCCAAACGGCGCGGGAAAGACGACCACCCTCAAGCTGCTCATGAGCTTGATCTACCCGACGTCGGGCGAGGCGCGAATTCTCGGCCTGCCTGTTGACGACCCAAACTTAAAACGCCAGATTGGCTACTCACCGGAGCAGCCGTACTTCTACGATCACCTAACAGCCCACGAACTGCTGAAGTATTACGCTCAACTGACCGGAGTTCCGGCGAAAGAGCAATCGAAGAAAGTGGAGGGTGTGCTCGAGCGAGTGGGGTTGCGCGATATCAAGAAGCTGCAACTCCGCAAGTTTTCAAAGGGTATGCTTCAGCGAGTGAGCATCGCGCAGGCGATCGTGCACGATCCACGTATTGTGTTCCTGGACGAACCGATGTCGGGGCTCGATCCGATGGGCCGGCGCGAGGTGCGCGACCTCATTCAGGAACTGAAGGAAGAAGGGAAGACCATCTTCTTTTCGACCCACATCCTCTCTGACGCTGAGACACTTTGCGACCGGGTTGCTGTGGTCAATAAGGGTGAGCTAAAGGGTGTCGGATCGATTGCCGAACTGAAGTCTCGTGGCACCGGCGAAAGCGAGATCCTGTGGGAATCGGCGGGAGAGATTGCTGAACTGAAGAAGCGTGCCAAAAGCTTTCATCGTTCCGCCGAGTTCTGGCGAGCGGTGGTGCCGGATGCTGAGGTGTACACGGCGATCGATTGTATCCGGCAAGCGAAGGGGCGTTTAATTTCGGTGACGTCGGTCCGTGAGACCTTGGAGGACTATTTCTTCGAAAGGCTGAATGCGCCGGGGGCGGAGCAATGATCAACCGTCTCTGCGCGATTGCGTTTAACACCTATCGTGAGGCGGTACGGGACCGCGTACTCTACAACCTCATCGTGTTCGCGCTGATTTTGACGGGATCGTCATTGGTCTTCGGCCAGATTTCGATTGGCGTTGGCAAGATCGTTTTGGTCAACCTGAGTCTGACGGCAATCTCGATCTTCGGCGTCGTAATCGCGGTTTTCATTGGCATTGGTCTCGTCTCGAAAGAGATGGAGAAGAAGACCCTCTACACCGTGTTGACCAGGCCGGTCCGACGCTGGGAGTTCATTGTCGGGAAGTTCACGGGATTGGTGGGCACGCTAACCGTAAATGCAGGGCTGATGGCGGTCGGATTTTTCATCGCCTTGCTAATTGAGCAGCACAAGTTTGTGCATTCGGATTCCTATTTACTGGTGGCGCTCTATTTTCTGCTGCTGGAGTTTGTGATCGTCACCGCCGTGGCGATTCTGTTCTCGTCGTTCTCGACTCCGATTTTCTCGGCCATCTTCTCGTTCGCTCTGTTTGTAGCCGGAACCTTTGGTAATGACCTGCGTGGATTTGCCGCTTCGACGCATGGTTTTACCAAGTTTGCCGTCACTGCGGCTGCCTACCTGGTTCCGAACCTCGCCACTTTCAATGTCATTTCGCTGGTAGCCCATGAACAAGCCATTCCTGCACGGCTCGTTGTCCTCAACACTGGATATGCGGTCTGTTATTCGGCTTTGGTTGTGGCAGGTGCTGTGATGATCTTCGAGCGAAGGAACATGAAGTAATGAATCGCACCGGGATTGTCGCTGCGCTCATCCTGCTCGCTGGAATGGCGGGCACGGTTGCTTCTTCGCGGCAACTCGACAAGATGACCGACCAGATCGCGGTGCAGGAGGTGTTGTATCTACCCTCGGCGAACACGGTGAAAGCAATCAGCCTTGGCTACGACGGTTTGATGGCCGACATCTATTGGACGCGCGTAGTGCAGTACTTCGGCCGGAAGCACCTGGAAGAGGCGCAGGCCTATAAGCTGCTGCCGGGACTTCTGGATATCACGACGACGCTCGATCCACATCTCGTGGTGGCTTATCAGTTCGGGGCGTTCTTCCTTTCGCAGAAGCCGCCACAGGGCGCTGGTTCTCCCGATGCAGCCATCGCGCTGGTGAAGAAAGGGATTGAAAACAATCCTGAATATTGGCGCCTGTATTACGACCTGGGATTCATCTACTGGCTGGAGAAAAAGGATCCTAAATCGGCGGCTGATGCATTTGAAGCGGGCTCGAAGGTTCCCGGAGCTCAGCCGTGGATGCGTACTATGGCAGCTTCCATGGCCACTGGGGCGAACGATCTTGCGACTGCCCGCACACTGTGGACGGAGATTCTGAACGATACGAAAGATCAGGATATCCGCGCGAATGCAATAAAGCGGTTGATGTGTGTGGATTCCGATGAGGTTGTGATCCAGATCCAGAAATATGTGGATATGTTCAAAGAGCGTTCCGGACACAGTGCGTCCAGCATGCGAGAACTGGTCGATGCCGGTATATTCAATCGAGTTCCGGTCGACCCTACGGGCAGGCCGTATGAGATCGATTCTTACGGCCGGGTTGTGGTCAAGGATCCCAAAGCCCTTCCATTCATCACCCAAGGGTTGCCGCACGGGCAGGAAGTGAACTACATCTTCGACATCTACGCAATGCAGGAGCGCGGTAAGCGGCTTGAGGAAGAGAAGCGGAAAAAAGAAGCGGAAGAGAAATCCTCGGGCTCCGCATCGCGTCCAAATAATCAGCAATAGCTCAGGAAGCCCATTGAAATCTCTCTTCAAAAGCCTTGTATTCCTGCTCTTGGCATCGTTGGCATTCGCACAGACTGATATTAAGAAACTGGCCGAGGGCGTGGACCACCGCTACAACGACCTCCGCTCCATGAGTGCGCAGTTCTCCGAGCGCTACTCCGGCAACGGGATGGAACGAGAAGAGACTGGCACACTGTCGTTGAAGAAGCCGGGGAAAATGCGCTGGGAGTACCAAAGTCCACGCGAAAAGCTGTTCGTTTCTGACGGCAAATTGGCCTGGTTTTACGTGCCCGGCGAGAAGCAAGTCCGCCAGGCGCAGGTCAAAAAATTGGACGATCTGCGATCGCCGCTACGCTACTTACTCGGACATACCAAGCTGGAAAAGGAATTCACGGGACTTTCGCTGGCGCCGGACGTCAAACCAGCGGTGGCGGGCAATACGGTTTTGCGCGGCATTCCTGTATCAATGGCGGACCGCGTGAGCCAGGTGCTTCTCGAGATCACTCCGGAGCATCGTATTGCGCGCATCGTGGTGAGCGAACTCGACGGCTCGACAACGGAGTTCACGTTCAGCCAGGAACAGGACAATCCCTCACTGGCGGACAGTAGTTTCGAATTCAAGCCGCCGGCGGGAGTGGAGATACTGCAAGGCAGTGAATTGACTGCGCCTTAACAGTGCAAGAGATTCAGCAGCAAAGGCTTGCGGCTCAAGGTGGTAGACTGAACAGAGCAGCTTAACCCCGGAAAAACATGGCGGAATACGTCGTAAAGCTGGCCGACGAACGCGGCCGCATCCAGGAAAAAACCGAGAGCGCACACTCCGAGGCCGAGATCCGGGACCGCTTTTCGCAGGCCGGATACCTGGTGTACTCGGTCAAGGCGAGGGGTACAGCCGTTGGCATCCGCCTGCCGTTCCGCCGCAAGGTGAGCGCGCAACAGTTCCTAATCTTCAACCAGCAATTCCTGACATTAGTTCGCGCCGGACTGCCGATTGTGCAGTCGATGGAACTCCTGATGCGCCGGCAGAAGAACCAGTACTTTCAAAAGGTTCTTGAAGACGTTCGGGATCGGCTGAAGGGCGGCTCGTTGTTGTCGGAGGCGTTCGAGGCGCAGGGAATTTTCCCGAAGATCTATACGACGACTCTGCTCGCCGGCGAGAAGAGCGGCAACCTCGAAGAAGTAGTTGGCCGTTACATTGCGTTCCAGCGTCTACTGCTTTCATTCCGTAAGAAGCTGATTGCATCGCTGATCTATCCATCCATTCTCGTCTGCGGCGTGGTGGTGCTGTTCTCCATGCTGATTACGTGGGTGGTTCCTCGATTCGCATTGTTATTCCAGGATTTAGGTTCGGACTTGCCGGCGATCACGAAGTTCGTTCTGGCGTTTGGTAATAACGCGCAGACTTGGGCACCGTTCGTCCTGGTCGGCGCAATTGTGTTGGCGATCGTTTTTTTTCGTTGGAAGAAAACCGAGTCCGGTTCGCTGATGTGGGACCGGTTCATGATGTCGCTACCGATTTTCGGACAGATTTGGCTGAAGTCGCAGGTGTCGACATTCTCGCGCATGTTGTCCACGTTGCTCGGCGGCGGCCTGCCGTTAGTGCCGTCGTTAGAGACGGCGGCGGCTTCGATTGGAAGCAAAACTTTGGCCCGGGGGATTCGTACGGCGAGCAAGAGCGTGCGTGAGGGCAGATCGCTGGCCCGGAGCCTGGAAGCGACGGCAGCGTTTCCGGATTTGTCGGTAGAGATGATTGAAGTGGGCGAGTCCACGGGCGCGTTGCCGCAAATGCTGGTGTCGGTGGCGGAGTTCTACGAAGAAGACGTGCAGAACGCGCTGGCGGCGGCGATGTCGCTGGTGGAGCCGGTAATCCTGATCATCATGGGCATGGTCGTGGGGTTCATCCTGATAGCACTCTAT
This window encodes:
- a CDS encoding M16 family metallopeptidase → MASALRNVRKEVLPNGLTVLTEEMDHIRSVSIGIWVKNGSRHEDPQVNGISHFIEHMVFKGTTTRNAEAIAREVDSIGGNMDAFTGKEMVCFNVKILDEHVPVAMDVLSDMVLNPVFDGAEIDREKGVIQEEIKMDEDNPDYLVHEIFTQNFYKDHPLGKPILGTKETVKGFDRDIVLGNYGRKFAPGNLIVAAAGNINHKSFVDEVRRRFEHLKPSLNGFHQEPPKTHARIIMRNKKSLEQVQICLGVPAYSISDKRRYVCYILNTLLGGGMSSRLFQDIREKQGLVYSIFSELNPFQDSGSLAVYAGTSRESAPKVVTQVVKEFGNFKREMVSVEELQRAKAQLKGSLMLGLESSTARMSNLARQEMYYDHFHTMDEIIAKIEVVTREEVCEMANEIFRAEDIAVTVLGNMNGVKISRDQLAC
- the lolA gene encoding outer membrane lipoprotein chaperone LolA, coding for MKSLFKSLVFLLLASLAFAQTDIKKLAEGVDHRYNDLRSMSAQFSERYSGNGMEREETGTLSLKKPGKMRWEYQSPREKLFVSDGKLAWFYVPGEKQVRQAQVKKLDDLRSPLRYLLGHTKLEKEFTGLSLAPDVKPAVAGNTVLRGIPVSMADRVSQVLLEITPEHRIARIVVSELDGSTTEFTFSQEQDNPSLADSSFEFKPPAGVEILQGSELTAP
- a CDS encoding prepilin-type N-terminal cleavage/methylation domain-containing protein; protein product: MRKQKGFSLIELLIVVAIILIIAAIAIPNLLRSRMAANEASAVGSVRTINTAEVTYSSAYPDVGFTLTLANLGGPTGTCATGGSGATSTQACLIDNVLGAGTKSGYTFALSGTAATPQTTFTLKATPVTVGSSGQRGFYTDQTGVIRYNQSGSATSTDNPLQ
- a CDS encoding ABC transporter ATP-binding protein, giving the protein MFAIETVALEKIYQTGFWRRATRRALWPLSLSVPEHEVFGFLGPNGAGKTTTLKLLMSLIYPTSGEARILGLPVDDPNLKRQIGYSPEQPYFYDHLTAHELLKYYAQLTGVPAKEQSKKVEGVLERVGLRDIKKLQLRKFSKGMLQRVSIAQAIVHDPRIVFLDEPMSGLDPMGRREVRDLIQELKEEGKTIFFSTHILSDAETLCDRVAVVNKGELKGVGSIAELKSRGTGESEILWESAGEIAELKKRAKSFHRSAEFWRAVVPDAEVYTAIDCIRQAKGRLISVTSVRETLEDYFFERLNAPGAEQ
- a CDS encoding ABC transporter permease, which codes for MINRLCAIAFNTYREAVRDRVLYNLIVFALILTGSSLVFGQISIGVGKIVLVNLSLTAISIFGVVIAVFIGIGLVSKEMEKKTLYTVLTRPVRRWEFIVGKFTGLVGTLTVNAGLMAVGFFIALLIEQHKFVHSDSYLLVALYFLLLEFVIVTAVAILFSSFSTPIFSAIFSFALFVAGTFGNDLRGFAASTHGFTKFAVTAAAYLVPNLATFNVISLVAHEQAIPARLVVLNTGYAVCYSALVVAGAVMIFERRNMK
- a CDS encoding prepilin-type N-terminal cleavage/methylation domain-containing protein, coding for MKRQKGFSLIELLIVVAIILIIAAIAIPNLLRSRMAANEASAVGSVRTINTAEVTYSTAYPDVGFTLTLANLGGPTGTCATGGTGATSTQACLIDNVLGAGTKSGYTFALSGTAATPQTTFTLKASPVTVGSSGQRGFYTDHTGVIRYNQSGSATSTDNPLQ
- a CDS encoding type II secretion system F family protein produces the protein MAEYVVKLADERGRIQEKTESAHSEAEIRDRFSQAGYLVYSVKARGTAVGIRLPFRRKVSAQQFLIFNQQFLTLVRAGLPIVQSMELLMRRQKNQYFQKVLEDVRDRLKGGSLLSEAFEAQGIFPKIYTTTLLAGEKSGNLEEVVGRYIAFQRLLLSFRKKLIASLIYPSILVCGVVVLFSMLITWVVPRFALLFQDLGSDLPAITKFVLAFGNNAQTWAPFVLVGAIVLAIVFFRWKKTESGSLMWDRFMMSLPIFGQIWLKSQVSTFSRMLSTLLGGGLPLVPSLETAAASIGSKTLARGIRTASKSVREGRSLARSLEATAAFPDLSVEMIEVGESTGALPQMLVSVAEFYEEDVQNALAAAMSLVEPVILIIMGMVVGFILIALYLPIFSIGMGGAAGH